Proteins co-encoded in one Vibrio aquimaris genomic window:
- the cobA gene encoding uroporphyrinogen-III C-methyltransferase: MTNKDTISPFPKNNIRKLNPSVSALNSAGQSILHAGEVALIGAGPGDSELLTLKALRFIQQADVVLYDYLVSDDILALIPSDTILVCVGKRAGYHSVPQEKTNQLLVDFALQGHRVARIKGGDPFVFGRGGEELEVLADAGIQFQVVPGITAASGATAYAGIPLTHRDYAQSAMFITGHLKADRDGMDWSTLARGNQTLVIYMGLLKSDYIQEQLILHGRASDTPAAIIERGTQVCQKVFTGQLSELAALAQDAKSPSLIVVGEVVALSSKLAWFGEPQSTLPQQQFA, encoded by the coding sequence ATGACGAACAAGGATACGATTTCTCCATTTCCCAAAAACAACATAAGAAAGTTGAATCCATCCGTTTCAGCTCTAAATAGCGCTGGGCAAAGTATTTTGCATGCTGGAGAAGTTGCCCTGATCGGTGCAGGCCCCGGAGACTCTGAACTTCTGACACTTAAAGCGCTACGTTTTATACAGCAGGCTGATGTGGTTTTGTATGACTATTTGGTTTCCGATGACATTCTTGCTTTGATCCCAAGCGATACCATCTTGGTGTGTGTTGGAAAGCGCGCAGGTTATCACAGTGTTCCTCAGGAAAAGACAAATCAGTTGTTGGTCGATTTTGCTCTGCAAGGCCACCGCGTTGCGCGCATAAAAGGGGGCGATCCTTTTGTTTTTGGTCGTGGAGGGGAAGAGTTAGAAGTATTGGCTGACGCGGGGATTCAGTTTCAAGTCGTGCCCGGAATTACCGCCGCCTCTGGCGCCACAGCGTATGCGGGAATTCCGCTTACCCATCGTGATTATGCACAAAGCGCGATGTTTATTACCGGTCATCTTAAAGCAGATAGGGATGGTATGGATTGGTCTACCTTGGCAAGAGGTAATCAAACCTTGGTCATCTATATGGGGTTGCTCAAATCAGATTATATCCAAGAGCAGCTAATACTACATGGACGCGCATCTGACACTCCGGCAGCCATTATTGAACGTGGTACCCAAGTTTGTCAGAAAGTATTCACTGGTCAATTGTCCGAGTTAGCGGCACTGGCTCAGGATGCTAAGTCACCGTCTTTGATCGTGGTTGGAGAAGTGGTCGCATTATCAAGCAAACTTGCTTGGTTTGGAGAGCCACAGAGTACCTTACCCCAGCAGCAATTCGCCTAA
- a CDS encoding DNA-directed RNA polymerase subunit alpha yields the protein MQGSVTEFLKPRLVDIEQVSTTHAKVTLEPLERGFGHTLGNALRRILLSSMPGCAVTEVEIEGVLHEYSTKEGVQEDILEILLNLKGLAVRVAEGKDEVFITLNKSGSGPVVAGDITHDGDVEITNPEHVICHLTDANAEIAMRIKVERGRGYVPASARIHTEEDERPIGRLLVDATYSPVDKIAYSVEAARVEQRTDLDKLVIDMETNGTLDPEEAIRRAATILAEQLDAFVDLRDVRVPEEKEEKPEFDPILLRPVDDLELTVRSANCLKAEAIHYIGDLVQRTEVELLKTPNLGKKSLTEIKDVLASRGLSLGMRLENWPPASIAED from the coding sequence ATGCAGGGTTCTGTAACAGAATTTCTTAAGCCACGTCTTGTTGACATCGAACAAGTTAGCACGACACACGCAAAAGTAACTCTTGAGCCATTGGAGCGTGGCTTTGGTCACACTCTAGGTAATGCACTTCGCCGTATTCTTCTATCTTCTATGCCAGGTTGTGCTGTGACAGAAGTAGAGATTGAAGGCGTTCTACACGAATACAGCACTAAAGAAGGTGTTCAGGAAGATATTCTTGAAATTCTTCTAAACCTAAAAGGTTTGGCTGTGCGCGTTGCCGAAGGCAAAGATGAAGTGTTTATTACGCTGAACAAATCAGGCTCGGGCCCTGTGGTTGCAGGTGACATCACCCATGATGGTGATGTAGAGATCACTAACCCAGAACACGTTATCTGTCATTTGACAGATGCTAATGCCGAGATCGCAATGCGTATCAAGGTAGAACGTGGTCGTGGTTACGTTCCAGCTTCAGCTCGTATCCATACTGAAGAAGATGAGCGTCCAATTGGTCGCCTACTGGTTGACGCTACGTACAGCCCAGTAGACAAAATTGCTTATTCTGTAGAAGCAGCTCGTGTAGAGCAGCGTACAGACTTAGACAAGCTTGTCATCGATATGGAAACGAACGGTACTTTGGACCCTGAGGAAGCGATCCGTCGCGCAGCTACTATTCTAGCTGAGCAATTGGATGCCTTCGTAGATCTACGTGATGTACGAGTTCCTGAGGAGAAAGAAGAGAAGCCAGAATTTGATCCGATCCTACTGCGTCCTGTAGACGATCTTGAACTAACAGTTCGCTCTGCTAACTGTCTGAAAGCAGAAGCGATTCACTACATCGGTGATCTTGTACAGCGCACTGAGGTTGAGCTACTTAAAACGCCTAACCTTGGTAAAAAATCTCTTACAGAGATCAAAGACGTACTTGCATCACGTGGTCTGTCTCTAGGTATGCGCCTAGAAAACTGGCCACCAGCGTCTATCGCTGAAGATTAA
- the cysD gene encoding sulfate adenylyltransferase subunit CysD, whose amino-acid sequence MDQQGLTHLQQLEAESIHIIREVAAEFDNPVMMYSIGKDSSVMLHLARKAFYPGKIPFPLLHVDTDWKFKEMIEFRDKTAEKYGFELLVHKNPEGLAMGINPFEHGSSKHTDIMKTQGLKQALNQYGFDAAFGGARRDEEKSRAKERVYSFRDKNHTWDPKNQRPELWHTYNGQINKGESIRVFPLSNWTELDIWQYIYLENIDIVPLYFAEKRPVVERDGMLIMVDDERMKLGSGETVEEKKVRFRTLGCYPLTGAIESQANTLTGIIEEMLVATSSERQGRAIDHDQSGSMELKKRQGYF is encoded by the coding sequence ATGGATCAACAAGGTTTAACCCATCTACAGCAGCTCGAAGCCGAGAGTATCCACATCATAAGAGAAGTGGCGGCTGAGTTTGATAATCCGGTGATGATGTACTCGATTGGTAAAGACTCATCCGTGATGCTACATCTAGCTCGCAAGGCGTTTTATCCGGGCAAAATTCCTTTTCCACTGCTGCATGTCGACACTGACTGGAAGTTTAAGGAAATGATTGAATTTCGCGACAAAACAGCAGAGAAATATGGCTTTGAGCTTTTGGTTCATAAGAACCCAGAAGGTTTGGCTATGGGGATCAACCCTTTTGAGCATGGCTCCTCTAAACACACAGATATCATGAAAACTCAAGGTCTCAAGCAGGCACTAAATCAATATGGCTTTGATGCAGCCTTTGGTGGGGCAAGGCGAGATGAGGAGAAATCACGAGCAAAAGAACGGGTCTATTCCTTCCGTGATAAGAACCATACTTGGGACCCTAAAAACCAGCGCCCAGAGCTGTGGCATACCTATAACGGCCAAATAAATAAAGGGGAAAGTATACGTGTTTTTCCACTTTCCAATTGGACTGAATTAGATATCTGGCAATACATCTATTTAGAAAATATCGACATCGTTCCTTTGTACTTTGCGGAAAAACGGCCTGTTGTTGAGCGTGATGGCATGTTGATCATGGTCGATGATGAACGAATGAAGCTTGGCTCTGGTGAAACCGTTGAAGAGAAAAAGGTTCGCTTTCGCACCTTAGGCTGTTATCCGCTTACAGGGGCGATTGAATCTCAAGCAAACACCTTGACTGGCATCATAGAAGAGATGTTAGTTGCCACCTCTAGTGAGAGGCAAGGTCGTGCGATCGACCACGATCAATCAGGATCGATGGAACTTAAAAAGCGCCAAGGCTATTTCTAA
- the cysN gene encoding sulfate adenylyltransferase subunit CysN yields MNTAVETQLAELGIEGYLTQHQYKSLLRFLTCGSVDDGKSTLIGRLLHDSKQIYEDQLAAVHADSQRVGTTGERPDLALLVDGLQAEREQGITIDVAYRYFSTQKRKFIIADTPGHEQYTRNMATGASTCDLAVILIDARKGVLDQTRRHSFIANLLGLKHFIVAVNKMDLVDYSQQRFEEIRDDYLAFANKLQGQTDIHIVPLSALEGDNVVEASERLKWFDGPALLDLLQSIDVTKAKENGEFRFPVQYVNRPNLDFRGFSGTIASGSIKVGDVIKALPSGKTSRVASIVTFDGNLSQAQAGLAVTLTLEDEIDISRGDLIVHEGDDVALSSHLSADVVWMTEQPLVAGREYDIKIAGKKTIGRVVSIQHQYDINNLSTHDAKELPLNGIGLCDWTLNESIALDSYDQVQDSGGFIIIDRLTNVTVGAGLVRQALNERTPSPSERMGAFENELKALILKHFPEWDAKI; encoded by the coding sequence ATGAACACGGCAGTGGAAACTCAATTAGCAGAGTTGGGTATAGAAGGCTACCTAACTCAGCATCAATACAAATCATTACTTCGATTTCTAACCTGTGGCTCGGTTGATGATGGTAAAAGTACTCTGATTGGACGATTGCTTCATGATTCCAAGCAAATCTATGAAGATCAGTTAGCTGCTGTTCACGCCGATAGCCAAAGGGTTGGTACTACGGGTGAGCGTCCTGACTTAGCTTTGTTGGTTGATGGGCTGCAGGCTGAACGCGAGCAAGGTATCACCATTGATGTTGCTTATCGCTATTTCTCTACCCAAAAGCGTAAATTTATCATCGCCGATACACCTGGACACGAGCAGTACACGCGAAATATGGCCACCGGCGCCTCTACTTGCGATCTGGCGGTGATATTGATTGATGCGCGCAAAGGTGTATTGGATCAAACTCGTCGTCACTCCTTTATCGCGAATCTACTTGGCTTGAAACATTTTATTGTCGCAGTCAATAAAATGGACTTGGTTGATTACTCACAGCAGCGTTTTGAAGAAATCCGTGACGATTACCTGGCTTTTGCTAATAAGCTGCAAGGTCAAACCGATATCCATATTGTTCCACTTTCGGCGCTTGAAGGAGACAATGTGGTTGAGGCTAGTGAGCGCCTTAAATGGTTTGATGGCCCAGCTTTATTAGACCTTTTACAGAGCATTGATGTCACTAAAGCCAAAGAAAACGGTGAGTTTCGTTTCCCTGTTCAATATGTGAATCGGCCTAATCTCGATTTTCGAGGCTTCTCTGGCACCATCGCCTCTGGCTCGATTAAAGTTGGTGATGTCATCAAGGCGTTACCATCAGGAAAAACATCTCGCGTAGCCAGTATTGTGACCTTCGATGGGAACTTGTCTCAGGCTCAGGCTGGATTAGCCGTCACCCTGACATTGGAAGATGAGATAGACATTAGTCGTGGTGATTTGATTGTCCATGAGGGAGATGATGTTGCCCTTAGCTCGCATTTATCAGCGGATGTTGTGTGGATGACTGAGCAGCCTTTGGTCGCTGGACGAGAGTATGACATCAAAATCGCCGGCAAGAAGACCATAGGACGTGTGGTATCTATTCAGCATCAATACGATATTAACAATTTATCCACGCATGATGCTAAGGAGCTGCCCTTAAACGGTATTGGTCTTTGTGATTGGACCTTGAATGAATCTATAGCCCTCGACAGTTATGACCAGGTTCAAGATAGCGGCGGTTTTATCATTATCGATCGCTTAACTAACGTGACCGTGGGTGCTGGACTAGTTCGTCAAGCATTAAATGAGCGGACACCGTCACCAAGCGAGCGAATGGGGGCATTTGAAAATGAGCTAAAAGCCCTGATCCTCAAACATTTTCCCGAGTGGGACGCCAAAATTTAA
- a CDS encoding LysM-like peptidoglycan-binding domain-containing protein: MNRRKKKPKQVDYVELIQQKIAQIDWKAMVRYVKDLWWILPKLHRRVLIILVPLFLLLLVLPVPQATPGSEQNSAHSESKQRFSVNINTTGLSQQRSGEQQSLKSEAWQEYTVEKGDTLAQVFRNNDLAMSDLNALVRVEGSDRPLSRIKAGQLVRFKLAEDGKLDILQLEKSSKSVMFFRLSDGAFGRSK, from the coding sequence ATGAACCGTAGAAAGAAAAAGCCTAAACAGGTCGATTATGTAGAGCTAATTCAACAAAAGATCGCGCAGATTGATTGGAAGGCTATGGTTCGCTATGTCAAAGATCTTTGGTGGATACTGCCAAAACTTCATCGACGAGTATTAATCATACTCGTTCCGCTTTTTCTCCTGTTACTTGTGCTCCCTGTGCCACAGGCCACCCCAGGTTCAGAGCAAAATAGTGCTCACTCTGAGTCAAAGCAGCGTTTTTCGGTTAACATTAATACTACTGGACTGAGCCAGCAGCGTTCTGGCGAGCAGCAAAGTTTAAAGTCTGAGGCATGGCAAGAATATACCGTAGAAAAGGGTGATACTCTTGCTCAAGTGTTTCGCAATAATGATTTGGCCATGTCTGATCTCAACGCTCTCGTTCGAGTTGAAGGAAGTGATAGACCTTTAAGCCGGATAAAGGCAGGACAGTTAGTGCGCTTTAAACTCGCTGAAGATGGTAAACTCGATATTCTTCAACTTGAGAAAAGCTCAAAATCTGTCATGTTCTTTCGCTTATCAGATGGTGCGTTTGGCCGCAGTAAATAA
- the cpdB gene encoding 2',3'-cyclic-nucleotide 2'-phosphodiesterase — protein sequence MKVAVTPLAVAVLSGMLTIAGPAMAETIKLRIVETTDIHTNLMDYDYYKDKPSQKIGLTRAATIVKQAQAEVENSVLVDNGDLIQGSPMGDYMAAKGIKPSEVHPVYKAMNLLSYDVGNIGNHEFNYGLAFLKETINDANFPYINANVFDKETGQHYFKPYIIKPHTFKDVNGKEHQIKVGYIGFVPPQIMVWDKKNLEGKVFAKDIKQTAQALIPEMKKQGADVIVAIPHSGVSSDPYKLGSENSTYYLAEVEGIDAIAFGHSHAVFPGKGFDNIPGVDNIKGTINGVASVMPGRWGSHVGVIDLELKQDKGEWKVVKGEAQARPIFDQNNNKSLAQADPDMVKALTFDHKGTRDFVNQPIGKASGVMYSYLALVQDDPTIQIVNLAQKDYVERFIQGDPDLADIPVLSAAAPFKVGGRKNDPANFTEVESGQLTFRNAADLYLYPNTLVAMKVKGQQVKDWLECSAGQFNQINPSSTQPQQLINWDEFRTYNFDVIDGVEYQIDVTQPAKYDGECKLINPDAQRITSLTFQGKPLDMKQDFLIATNNYRAYSNKFPGTGSEFIAFDSPDENRSIIANYITRVSKEQGEFKPNADNNWRFAAINSDKALDIRFETSPSDKAANFIKNNGQYPMKKVATDDLGFAVYQIEMPN from the coding sequence ATGAAAGTCGCAGTCACCCCCCTTGCGGTAGCCGTCTTGAGCGGCATGCTGACGATTGCAGGACCGGCTATGGCCGAAACTATCAAGTTACGTATTGTCGAGACCACCGACATTCACACCAACTTGATGGACTACGATTACTACAAAGACAAACCGAGCCAAAAAATTGGTCTGACTCGCGCTGCGACTATAGTGAAACAAGCTCAGGCTGAAGTTGAAAACAGTGTTCTGGTTGATAATGGCGACTTAATTCAAGGCAGTCCTATGGGTGACTATATGGCTGCGAAAGGAATAAAACCGAGTGAAGTTCACCCTGTTTATAAAGCAATGAACCTGCTTAGCTATGATGTGGGTAATATAGGTAACCATGAGTTTAACTATGGCCTAGCGTTTCTAAAAGAAACCATCAATGACGCCAACTTTCCCTATATCAATGCCAACGTATTCGATAAAGAAACAGGCCAACATTACTTCAAGCCCTACATCATAAAGCCACACACATTTAAAGACGTGAATGGTAAAGAACATCAAATCAAGGTTGGTTATATTGGCTTTGTTCCCCCACAAATCATGGTTTGGGATAAGAAAAATTTAGAAGGGAAAGTGTTTGCTAAAGACATTAAACAAACAGCCCAAGCTCTCATTCCAGAAATGAAGAAACAAGGTGCGGATGTCATTGTCGCTATCCCCCACTCTGGTGTTTCCTCAGATCCATACAAACTTGGCTCAGAGAACTCAACCTACTATCTAGCAGAAGTCGAAGGGATTGATGCTATCGCTTTTGGACATTCTCACGCAGTATTCCCGGGTAAAGGCTTTGATAATATTCCTGGTGTGGACAACATAAAAGGCACAATTAATGGTGTGGCCTCTGTGATGCCTGGCCGTTGGGGCAGCCATGTAGGAGTCATCGACCTTGAGCTCAAACAAGATAAAGGCGAGTGGAAAGTTGTCAAAGGAGAAGCCCAAGCTCGACCAATTTTCGACCAGAACAATAACAAGTCACTTGCACAAGCAGACCCTGATATGGTCAAAGCACTGACATTCGATCACAAAGGCACGCGCGACTTTGTTAATCAGCCAATTGGTAAAGCAAGTGGTGTGATGTACAGCTATTTAGCCTTAGTTCAAGATGATCCAACCATACAAATTGTCAACTTGGCTCAAAAGGATTATGTCGAGCGCTTTATTCAAGGAGACCCTGACTTAGCCGATATCCCAGTCCTTTCTGCCGCCGCTCCATTTAAAGTCGGTGGACGTAAAAATGATCCAGCTAACTTCACCGAGGTTGAATCTGGACAACTGACTTTCCGCAACGCTGCCGACCTTTACCTCTATCCAAATACCTTGGTGGCAATGAAAGTTAAGGGCCAGCAAGTAAAAGACTGGCTTGAATGTAGTGCGGGGCAATTTAATCAAATTAATCCAAGCAGTACCCAGCCTCAGCAATTGATTAACTGGGATGAGTTCCGTACCTATAACTTTGATGTGATTGATGGTGTCGAGTATCAAATTGACGTGACTCAACCTGCTAAATACGACGGAGAGTGTAAACTCATCAACCCTGATGCTCAGCGTATTACAAGTCTTACCTTCCAAGGTAAGCCTCTGGACATGAAGCAAGATTTCCTAATCGCAACCAATAACTACCGTGCATACAGCAATAAATTCCCGGGTACAGGCAGCGAGTTTATCGCCTTTGACTCACCGGATGAAAACCGTTCCATTATTGCCAACTACATTACTCGCGTGAGTAAAGAGCAAGGTGAATTTAAACCAAATGCGGACAATAACTGGCGATTTGCGGCTATTAACTCCGATAAAGCGCTCGATATCCGCTTTGAAACTTCACCCAGTGACAAAGCGGCAAACTTTATCAAAAATAATGGCCAATATCCGATGAAAAAAGTAGCCACCGACGATCTTGGTTTTGCTGTTTACCAAATAGAGATGCCAAACTAA
- a CDS encoding Crp/Fnr family transcriptional regulator, producing MDPITHFKQQLSSAGFDQHSINQLVDCARLVELPTRHILLNQGQVAEDIFFLIEGVCHSAYLTDKGKEFSKEFYWEDDWIIGFEGLVKQQASPYLLESLTACVLFSLPIATLRNWRDDKHPIYVKLLETQLMYKESKERFMLLYTPEERYELFCQHYPHLCQRLTDYHIAAYLGITPISLSRIKKRQKN from the coding sequence ATGGATCCAATCACACATTTTAAACAACAACTTTCCAGTGCAGGGTTTGACCAGCACAGCATAAACCAGCTCGTCGACTGCGCTCGGCTGGTAGAGCTACCCACACGGCACATATTGCTCAATCAAGGACAAGTAGCTGAAGATATTTTTTTCTTGATTGAAGGCGTTTGTCACTCCGCCTATTTAACCGATAAAGGAAAAGAGTTCAGCAAAGAGTTCTACTGGGAAGACGATTGGATCATTGGTTTTGAAGGCTTAGTCAAGCAACAAGCCTCACCTTACTTACTGGAATCTCTTACTGCATGTGTTTTGTTTTCTCTGCCTATTGCCACCCTTCGCAACTGGCGGGATGACAAACATCCGATTTATGTAAAGCTGTTGGAAACTCAGCTTATGTACAAGGAGAGTAAAGAACGCTTTATGCTGCTCTATACACCTGAAGAGCGTTATGAGTTATTTTGCCAGCACTATCCTCATCTATGCCAAAGGCTGACTGACTACCATATTGCGGCCTATCTTGGTATTACCCCAATTAGCTTAAGTCGTATCAAGAAACGCCAGAAAAATTAA
- a CDS encoding FKBP-type peptidyl-prolyl cis-trans isomerase codes for MSEVKFETVEQKASYGIGLQMGQQLAGSGLEGLSVDAIAAGIATALVGDMPAIEIDDINSALQDMHQRAEAARQEAAKAAAADGEAFLKDNALRSEITVLESGLQYEILTEGTGEIPTSDKQVRVHYHGELTDGTVFDSSVSRGQPAEFPVTGVIKGWVEALQLMPVGSKWKLYIPQDLAYGERGAGASIPPFAALVFEVELLDIL; via the coding sequence ATGTCTGAAGTTAAATTTGAAACAGTAGAGCAAAAAGCCAGCTACGGTATTGGTCTGCAAATGGGCCAGCAGCTAGCTGGCTCTGGTCTGGAAGGTCTTAGCGTTGATGCTATCGCAGCGGGCATAGCTACCGCACTCGTTGGTGATATGCCAGCAATTGAAATTGACGACATTAACTCTGCGCTTCAAGACATGCATCAGCGCGCTGAGGCTGCTCGACAAGAAGCTGCTAAAGCTGCTGCTGCAGACGGTGAAGCTTTCCTAAAAGACAATGCTCTTCGCTCAGAAATCACTGTGCTTGAGTCAGGTCTACAATACGAAATCCTAACTGAAGGTACTGGTGAAATCCCTACTTCAGACAAGCAAGTTCGTGTTCACTACCACGGTGAATTAACTGACGGTACTGTATTTGACAGCTCTGTTTCTCGCGGTCAACCAGCTGAGTTCCCAGTAACTGGCGTAATTAAAGGCTGGGTTGAAGCACTTCAACTAATGCCTGTTGGCTCAAAGTGGAAACTCTACATCCCTCAAGATCTTGCTTATGGCGAGCGTGGTGCTGGTGCATCTATCCCTCCATTTGCAGCACTAGTATTTGAAGTTGAGCTACTGGATATTCTGTAA
- a CDS encoding DMT family transporter, with product MSKLSLQTLALWLLIAGNLSASLSDVMVKLLDGSVHPNQYIFIRQLISVIVIYPFWSKECVESRQLNAPWLNLFRAHLVIIGSGCMVVAITHLTLASANAVFYAAPLLMLPISVLMLKETPPRSKILATIIGFIGVLIVLRPSQFHWAAIFALTTATTLALFNVSARKLPQKQTMISTLFWTSVLSVPVSAVLALAYWQPINFVQLSLIAASAVFVLLYNGLAVLAYRKAPAGEIGVAEYSGLVFVTLFGVWWFNEVPDWLTAIGILCIITPLVPIKRGFRHGSRQQ from the coding sequence GTGAGCAAGCTTTCTTTACAGACCCTAGCCTTATGGCTATTAATCGCAGGTAACCTAAGTGCGTCGCTGTCAGATGTAATGGTGAAATTACTTGATGGCAGCGTACATCCAAACCAATATATTTTCATCCGGCAGCTAATATCTGTGATTGTAATATATCCATTTTGGAGCAAGGAGTGCGTGGAATCCAGACAACTTAACGCACCATGGTTAAACTTGTTTCGTGCCCATTTAGTCATTATTGGCAGTGGCTGTATGGTGGTTGCCATCACACACCTGACATTAGCCAGTGCTAATGCAGTATTTTACGCCGCCCCATTACTTATGTTGCCAATATCAGTCTTGATGTTGAAAGAAACGCCGCCTCGAAGCAAGATATTAGCGACAATTATCGGCTTTATAGGGGTTCTGATCGTCCTCAGACCTTCTCAGTTCCACTGGGCAGCTATCTTTGCCCTCACCACTGCGACAACACTGGCGTTATTTAATGTTTCTGCCCGTAAACTGCCGCAAAAACAAACCATGATAAGCACGCTATTTTGGACCTCTGTACTCTCAGTGCCTGTATCCGCTGTACTAGCCTTGGCCTATTGGCAGCCAATCAACTTTGTTCAGCTCAGCCTTATTGCTGCTAGTGCTGTTTTTGTCTTGCTATACAACGGCCTCGCGGTTTTAGCCTATCGAAAAGCGCCTGCGGGCGAGATTGGCGTCGCAGAATATTCTGGCTTAGTGTTTGTCACTTTATTCGGAGTATGGTGGTTTAATGAAGTCCCTGACTGGTTGACTGCGATAGGGATCCTCTGCATCATAACCCCTTTAGTGCCAATAAAGCGCGGCTTCCGGCATGGTTCAAGACAGCAATGA
- a CDS encoding GNAT family N-acetyltransferase translates to MITWQLLTFEQLTTHQLYQMLKLRVDVFVVEQVCPYPELDGKDSIYGVYHLLGYKNDELIAYSRLLPKNISYPNVSIGRVATAHSHRGGGLGHKLLERALIECEKLWPTEDIEIGAQAHLESFYRRHGFIPTSSQYLEDGIAHIDMKFSR, encoded by the coding sequence ATGATCACATGGCAACTTCTCACTTTCGAACAATTAACCACTCACCAGTTGTATCAAATGCTGAAATTAAGAGTAGATGTGTTCGTTGTTGAGCAAGTTTGCCCTTACCCTGAATTAGATGGCAAAGACAGTATTTATGGTGTTTATCACCTACTGGGTTATAAAAATGATGAGCTGATTGCCTATTCACGGTTACTGCCTAAGAATATTAGCTACCCTAATGTGAGCATAGGCAGAGTAGCGACTGCACACTCTCACCGAGGGGGGGGATTGGGGCATAAACTATTAGAACGAGCACTGATAGAATGTGAAAAACTTTGGCCGACAGAAGATATTGAAATAGGCGCTCAGGCACATTTAGAAAGCTTTTATCGCCGACACGGATTTATACCCACCTCTTCACAATACCTCGAGGATGGTATTGCTCATATTGACATGAAATTCAGCCGCTAA
- the rplQ gene encoding 50S ribosomal protein L17, whose product MRHRKSGRQLNRNSSHRKAMFSNMASSLVRHEVIKTTLPKAKELRRVVEPLITLAKTDSVANRRLAFARTRDNEVVAKLFNELGPRFAARQGGYTRILKAGFRAGDKAPMAYIELVDRPAAEEAAE is encoded by the coding sequence ATGCGCCATCGTAAGAGTGGTCGTCAACTCAACCGCAACAGCTCACATCGCAAAGCGATGTTCAGCAACATGGCTAGCTCTCTAGTACGTCATGAAGTTATCAAGACTACTTTGCCAAAAGCAAAAGAGCTACGTCGCGTCGTTGAGCCTTTGATTACACTAGCTAAGACTGACAGCGTTGCTAACCGTCGTCTAGCATTTGCACGTACTCGTGACAACGAAGTAGTTGCAAAACTATTTAACGAACTAGGTCCACGTTTTGCTGCTCGTCAGGGCGGTTACACTCGTATCCTAAAAGCTGGTTTCCGTGCTGGTGACAAAGCTCCAATGGCTTACATTGAGCTTGTAGATCGCCCAGCTGCTGAAGAAGCTGCTGAGTAA